CGCGCGTCGCCAGGCCTTCCTCGGCCTCCTTGCGCTGCCGCGCCTGCCCGTGGTTGGCGGTGACATGGCCCATCTCGTGGGCGATCACCGCGGCAAGCTCGGCCGAATCGTTGGCGAGCGCCAAGAGCCCGCGGGTGACATAGAGATAGCCGCCCGGCAGCGCGAAGGCGTTCACGTTGGGCGAGTTAAGGATGGTGATGCGGTAGGTCTGCGTCGGGTTGTCGGTCTCCAGCGTCAGGCTGCCGACGACCTTCGCCACCATCCGTTCAAGCTTGGGGTCGGAGTACTCGCCGCCATAGGTCGCCAGGATGCGCGGATGCTGCGCCCTGGCGAGCTCGGCCATGCGGTCGTTCCGGCTCACCGTGTCGACGGTGACCGGGTTGTCGGAGGGCTGGAAGGCCTGCGCGTTGATCTGATCGACGGCGGACTGGCAACCGGCGAGCGAGAGCGCAAGCGCGACAAGCAGCGCGCCGCGCGGCATGCGCCGTGCTACGCTCGAAACTGCAGGCGTCTTCATGCACAAGCTCGACAGAGCCTTCTCCTTCGCGTCAGGGCAATGCGTCGCGGGAACCTACCACGAACGCGCGGCGAACAGAAATTGTCCTAACGTCATGCCATGTGACGAGGAATTATGTCTGCAACCGGGCAATATGTGGTGCTCATGACGCTGTGCTGCCATCACCGATGTAGTCGCGAAAGCTTTCCGGAGCCTTGTCGGAGAAAAAATCTTCCGCCTTTCCGGCCGCAGATACGTTGCCATCCCCGAGGAAGATGAGGTTTTCGGCAATTCTTCGCGCATCGTCGGGGTGGTGTGTCACAAATACAACGGTCATGCGCCGTTCTGCGTGAAGGTCCGAAAGCAACTCCAGCATGTCGCCGCGCAGTGCCGGTCCCAGCGACGCGAAGGGCTCGTCGAGCAGCAGGACGGGGCGGTCCCGCACGAGCACACGCGCCAGCGCCACCCTTTGGCGCTCGCCGCCGGAGAGCTCGCGCGGCAGTCGCTTCTCCTTGCCGGCAAGGCCGACGCGGGCGAGCGCATCTGATATCGCGGCGCGGTCGGGGGCGGTGAGGGTGAGAGAGGGCGACCGGCCGAGCCCGACGTTCTTCTCGACCGTGAGGTGGCCGAACAGGTTGTTCTCCTGGAACACCATGGACACCGGCCGCGAGGCTGGCGGAAGCGTCGTCACGTCCTCGCCGCCGATGCGGACCGCACCCGATTCCGGCGTCTCGAAGCCGGCAACGAGGTTGAGCAGCGTCGACTTGCCCGAACCGCTCGGCCCCATCAGCGCCGTCATCGCACCGGCCTCGATGGCGACGTCGAAGCGGAATTTCTGTTCGCCGTAGCCGAAGACGACCTTTTCCAGGGTGATCGGAAGCCCGCCCGTCATCGTTCCTCTCTCCTGCCAAGCCAGTCCGCGGCGAGGATCAGCGCCAGGCAGAGCGCCCCAAGCAGAAGCGCCAGCCCGGCCGCGTCGGCCGTACGGTAGCTGCCCATGCGCTCGAACAGCAGATAGGGCAAGGTCTTCACCGCGTCGCTGCCGAACAGGGCGATGACGCCGAGGTCGCCGAGCGACAGCGCCATGGCGAAGGCGAGGGCGGTCGCCAGCGGCCGCCTGAGCACCGGCCAATCGATCAGGCGCAGCCGGTTCCAGCCGGAGATTCCCAGCGAGGCGCACAGCCGCTCGTGCCGCCCGGCCGCGGCATCATGAGCCGGCCGCACCGCACGCAGCGCAAAGGGCATGGCCATCACCGCGTTCACCGCAACCACCATCACCGGCGCGATCGCGAAGACGTCGGCGACGTGCCGGATCAGGATGAACCAGCCGGCCCCGATGACGATCGGCGGCACGACCAGCACGAAGCTGGCGCCGGTATCGAACAGCCGTTCGAGCAGGGGGAGGCGTCCGCCGGCGGCAGCACGTCGTGATGCGGCCAGCGCCCAGGCCATCGACGCGGCGAGGCTGGCCGAGAGCAGGGCCAGCACGACGCTGGTCAGCGCGGCCCGGTGGAATGCGGGTTCGGCGAGCAGCCGGCCGAGATCGGCCTCCAGCCCCGAGGCGACGATCGCCGCCATCGGTCCGGCGACGAACACCAGCGCCAGCAGGATCGCCACCGTGTTGAACACGCGCTCAGGCGTCTTGACGGTGACGAAGCTTCGCCGCGCGACGGCCAGGTTGGCATCCCCCGTAACATTTGCGCCAAGCCGCATCAGCACCGCCACCACCGCCAGCGTCATGGCGATCTGCGCCAGCGTGAGCGTCACCGCGCGCGCCGGATCGAAGTCGAACCGAAGCGCCTGGTAGATCGCCACCTCGAGCGTCGATGCGGCCGGGCCGCCGCCCAGCGTCAGCACGATGGTGAAGGAGGTGATGCACAGCATGAAGACCAGGCCGGCCACGCCGGGCAGCGCGGCGCGCAGCACCGGCCATTCGATCAGCCGGAACGATGCGCGCGCATCCATGCCGAGCTGGCTTGCCAGCCGCCACTGGTCGGCGGGCACCGTGTCCAGCGCCTCGACGAGCAGTCGCG
This portion of the Mesorhizobium shangrilense genome encodes:
- the thiP gene encoding thiamine/thiamine pyrophosphate ABC transporter permease; amino-acid sequence: MLNRAHSTARIAPGIAALAAITLLIGGAFAGLLLEGARDWAGAAAAFDGYMLRVARFTLLQAVLSTLFAVTPAILVARALSRHPSFPGRGLILKLFAVPLALPAIVAAMGVLALLGRAGYLAPVFSAATGSTWPGIYGLSGILVAHVFFNLPLATRLLVEALDTVPADQWRLASQLGMDARASFRLIEWPVLRAALPGVAGLVFMLCITSFTIVLTLGGGPAASTLEVAIYQALRFDFDPARAVTLTLAQIAMTLAVVAVLMRLGANVTGDANLAVARRSFVTVKTPERVFNTVAILLALVFVAGPMAAIVASGLEADLGRLLAEPAFHRAALTSVVLALLSASLAASMAWALAASRRAAAGGRLPLLERLFDTGASFVLVVPPIVIGAGWFILIRHVADVFAIAPVMVVAVNAVMAMPFALRAVRPAHDAAAGRHERLCASLGISGWNRLRLIDWPVLRRPLATALAFAMALSLGDLGVIALFGSDAVKTLPYLLFERMGSYRTADAAGLALLLGALCLALILAADWLGRREER
- the thiQ gene encoding thiamine ABC transporter ATP-binding protein, which produces MTGGLPITLEKVVFGYGEQKFRFDVAIEAGAMTALMGPSGSGKSTLLNLVAGFETPESGAVRIGGEDVTTLPPASRPVSMVFQENNLFGHLTVEKNVGLGRSPSLTLTAPDRAAISDALARVGLAGKEKRLPRELSGGERQRVALARVLVRDRPVLLLDEPFASLGPALRGDMLELLSDLHAERRMTVVFVTHHPDDARRIAENLIFLGDGNVSAAGKAEDFFSDKAPESFRDYIGDGSTAS